The Syntrophotalea acetylenivorans genome contains the following window.
AGTTAAAGGCCGGTTTATCCCTGACCCTGTCTTTGTTGGTTTTCCCAATCATTTCACCGATGATAACAAGCCTGCCCCAAACACCTATCGGGTTAGGCTTGCTAGTTGGCCAAGAGGCCCTGCTTGGCTTTATTCTCGGCTTTATGGGGCGCTTAATTTTTACCGCCGTTGAGTTCGGCGGCACCATCATCGGCTACCAAATGGGTTTTGCCGCGGCCAACGTCTTCGACCCGCAGAATCAGCGTCAAATATCGCTGATGTCCCAGTTTCAAAGCGTCTTCGCCATTCTGTTGTTTCTGGCCCTCGACGCCCACCATCTGTTTCTGCGGGCGATCGTTCATTCCTACCGGCTTCTGCCTCCGGGACAACTCAACCTTTCCGGTGGCGCGATCCCGTTTCTGGTAGACCTGACCGGTAACATGTTTGTCCTTGCGGTCCGTTTCAGCGCGCCGATCCTGGCGCTGCTGCTGCTATCTGGCCTGGTGCTCGGCATTATGGCCAGAGTCTTCCCTCAACTCAATGTGTTCATGCTGTCCTTTCCGGTCAACATCGGATTAGCCCTGCTGGTCATAGGTTTGACATTCCAGATGGTTTCCACCCTGCTGATGCGCGAGTTCAATCTGCTCGGTGAGCGTTTTATGCATATATTTCAACTGCTGGGGGGAACCTAAATGGCTAACGACTCCGCCGGCGAACGTACAGAACAGGCCACAGCCAAACGTCGCTCCGATTTTCGCGAAAAAGGCCAGGTGGCCCAAAGCAAAGAGGTACAAACCGCGGCTATGATGGCCACGACTTTATTGTTGTGGTTTTTCTACGCTCCGATGTTCTGGAAAAAGCTCTCTGTGTCTTTGGCCGGCATATGGAAGATTTGCGCCTCCTATGAAGTGACTCCCAATGCCATCGTCAACCTATTTGCCTTGGTGCTGCAACAAGGCGGCCTCTTGCTGGCACCCCTATTTTTACTGGTACTTGTGGTCGGATTTTTCTCCAGTGTATTCCAGATAGGCTGGCTTTTTACCGGCAAACCACTGCAACCCGACTTTTCCAAGCTGAATCCCATCGCCGGTGCCGCCCGCTTCGTTTCCAAACGTTCACTGGTCGAAGTTGTCAAATCCTTGGCAAAGGTACTGCTCATCGGGGCAGTAGCTTACAAAGTGGTCTTCAATGAATTCGATCAAGCTTTGTTGCTGATTGATATGGAAGTTGTCGATACTGTTCGCTTCCTGGGACGGGTCGCCACCAACGTACTGATAAAGGCTTGCGGCATCGTGGTACTGCTGGGACTGTTCGATTTTCTGTTCGTTCGCTGGGAGATGGAACAGAAAATGAAGATGACCAAACAAGAACAAAAAGAAGAGTTCAAAGAGGCAGAGGGCGATCCCCATATCAAGTCCCGCATCCGTTCCTTGCAGCAACAGATGTCCCGAAAGAGAATGATGGCGGAAGTTCCCAAAGCGGACGTTATCGTCACAAACCCGACTCACCTTTCGGTAGCCTTACGCTATGACCGTCAAACCATGGATGCTCCGCAAATTGTGGCCAAAGGTGCGGACCATATAGCCATGCGGATTCGAGAAATCGCCACCGAAAATCACATACCCTTGGTGGAGAACAAACCTATTGCCCGCACACTCTATAAAGTGGATATCGGTCAACCGGTCCCCGAAGAGATGTTTAAGGCCGTCGCCGAAATTCTGGCTTATGTTTATGGTCTTCCAGGACGGAAATAAATTTAAACGAGGATAGGCTTCATGTTTGAGCAACTAATACGACAGGACTGGAAAGAGAATCTGCTGCGCAGCGATGTCATGGTGGCGGTCGGCCTGGTCTCCATTTTGCTGCTGATGATCATCCCCCTGCCTTCCTTTCTGCTGGACATCTTTCTGTCTCTAAACATCACCATTTCTCTACTGGTGATGATTATCTCCCTCTACACCTTGAGGGCGCTCGATTTTGCAATCTTTCCATCACTGCTGCTGGCCACGACCCTGTTTCGTCTCTCCCTGAACGTCGCTTCGACCCGCCTCATCCTGCTGCACGGCAACGAAGGACCGGATGCGGCCGGTTCGGTAATTCAGAGTTTCGGCCAGTTTGTCGTCGGCGGTAACTATGTGGTCGGTATCGTTATTTTTACGATTCTGGTAATCATCAACTTCATGGTTATCACCAAGGGCGCCGGTCGTGTTGCCGAAGTCGCAGCCCGTTTCACCCTGGATGCCATGCCCGGTAAACAGATGGCCATCGACGCCGACCTCAACGCCGGCCTGATCACCGAAGACGAAGCCCGCACCCGCCGCCAGGAGGTCTCCGAGGAAGCCAGTTTTCACGGCGCCATGGACGGTGCCAGTAAGTTCGTTAAGGGCGATGCCATCGCCGGTATCATTATTACCCTGATTAATATCGGCGCCGGCTTCGTCATTGGCGTTCTGCAAAAAGGCATGCCGGCCGCAGATGCCGCCGCCAACTACACCATTTTGACCGTCGGTGATGGTTTGGTCGGCCAGATCCCGGCGCTGATCATCTCCACCGCCGCCGGTATCCTGGTCACCCGTACTGCTGGCAGTGAAGATTTTGGCAACCAACTCAAAGGCCAATTCACCATTCATCCGCGAGCTCTCTGGATCGTTTCCGGCGTGCTCTTTGGTTTTGCCCTGATTCCCGGCCTGCCCTTTATTCCGTTTTTAGTGTTATCCCTTCTGCTGGCATTCATTGCTTTCCGGGTTCAACAAAGCCAGGCGGCCGAAAAATTTGCCGCCGCTGAAGAGATTCCCGAAGCACAGCAACCGCAGGATGACAACTACGAGGAAATGCTCAATATCGACCTGCTGGAACTTGAGGTCGGTTACGGGTTGATCCCCCTGGTCGATGCCGCCCAGGATGGTGAACTATTACCGCGCATCCGCTCGATTCGCAAACAGTTCGCCCTC
Protein-coding sequences here:
- the fliR gene encoding flagellar biosynthetic protein FliR, which translates into the protein MPFPALSTETFGLFLVCAARVAALMSSIPVFSSAQTPMQLKAGLSLTLSLLVFPIISPMITSLPQTPIGLGLLVGQEALLGFILGFMGRLIFTAVEFGGTIIGYQMGFAAANVFDPQNQRQISLMSQFQSVFAILLFLALDAHHLFLRAIVHSYRLLPPGQLNLSGGAIPFLVDLTGNMFVLAVRFSAPILALLLLSGLVLGIMARVFPQLNVFMLSFPVNIGLALLVIGLTFQMVSTLLMREFNLLGERFMHIFQLLGGT
- the flhB gene encoding flagellar biosynthesis protein FlhB; translation: MANDSAGERTEQATAKRRSDFREKGQVAQSKEVQTAAMMATTLLLWFFYAPMFWKKLSVSLAGIWKICASYEVTPNAIVNLFALVLQQGGLLLAPLFLLVLVVGFFSSVFQIGWLFTGKPLQPDFSKLNPIAGAARFVSKRSLVEVVKSLAKVLLIGAVAYKVVFNEFDQALLLIDMEVVDTVRFLGRVATNVLIKACGIVVLLGLFDFLFVRWEMEQKMKMTKQEQKEEFKEAEGDPHIKSRIRSLQQQMSRKRMMAEVPKADVIVTNPTHLSVALRYDRQTMDAPQIVAKGADHIAMRIREIATENHIPLVENKPIARTLYKVDIGQPVPEEMFKAVAEILAYVYGLPGRK
- the flhA gene encoding flagellar biosynthesis protein FlhA, translated to MFEQLIRQDWKENLLRSDVMVAVGLVSILLLMIIPLPSFLLDIFLSLNITISLLVMIISLYTLRALDFAIFPSLLLATTLFRLSLNVASTRLILLHGNEGPDAAGSVIQSFGQFVVGGNYVVGIVIFTILVIINFMVITKGAGRVAEVAARFTLDAMPGKQMAIDADLNAGLITEDEARTRRQEVSEEASFHGAMDGASKFVKGDAIAGIIITLINIGAGFVIGVLQKGMPAADAAANYTILTVGDGLVGQIPALIISTAAGILVTRTAGSEDFGNQLKGQFTIHPRALWIVSGVLFGFALIPGLPFIPFLVLSLLLAFIAFRVQQSQAAEKFAAAEEIPEAQQPQDDNYEEMLNIDLLELEVGYGLIPLVDAAQDGELLPRIRSIRKQFALDSGFIVPPIHIKDNLQLKPNEYSILLKGIAIAGGEIMPGHFLAMNPGLASEPLKGIATTEPAFGLPATWISEDKKERAQIAGYTVVDGTTVTTTHISEIIKRHAHELIGRQEVQNLLNNFGKSYPKLVEELTPNLLPLGTIMRVLQNLLREQVSIRDLRTILETLADWAPSMTDADLLTEQARQAMARSISGNYADDSQTLSLLTLDHELEETLQDSVHRTQDGSYLALDPNKAQAFLEGLSETIQSMGNGATPVLLCSPTIRLHVKRLTERYISNLVVLSHNEIAPHLKVRSVGAVSINAG